The following proteins are co-located in the Mycolicibacterium goodii genome:
- a CDS encoding nuclear transport factor 2 family protein — MTNHQTDLTWNELPAPVACYLTARPATDNSAALAAFTDDAVVTDEGHTYHGRDEIGAWMQRASAEYTYTTEFVGATRLDESRIEVVQHLEGNFPGGVIDLRFRFTLDGTGIRRLTIEP; from the coding sequence ATGACCAACCACCAAACCGACCTCACCTGGAACGAACTCCCGGCGCCGGTCGCCTGCTACCTCACCGCCCGTCCCGCAACCGACAACTCCGCTGCACTCGCGGCCTTCACCGATGACGCCGTGGTGACCGACGAAGGCCACACCTACCACGGACGAGACGAGATCGGCGCCTGGATGCAGCGGGCGAGCGCGGAATACACCTACACCACCGAGTTCGTCGGCGCCACCCGCCTCGACGAGTCCCGAATCGAGGTGGTGCAGCACCTCGAAGGCAACTTTCCCGGAGGCGTCATCGATCTGCGATTCCGTTTCACCCTCGACGGTACGGGCATCCGCCGGCTGACGATCGAACCGTGA
- a CDS encoding MarR family winged helix-turn-helix transcriptional regulator has product MADAVDDATLTDTVDRVRDEWARTYPDLDTSPIEVLGRVQRIASICNHRLDLDLARHGVNRSEFSVLSALARAGRPLRVSEVVSTTMLSGASITKITDSLVSRKLVVRQKSERDGRVVLLAPTDAGRAVVDDEMPRRIAGDAQLIAGLTNAERDALAGLLRKVCAALGD; this is encoded by the coding sequence ATGGCCGACGCGGTTGACGATGCGACACTCACCGATACGGTCGACCGAGTCCGAGACGAGTGGGCCCGGACCTACCCCGACCTTGATACGTCCCCCATCGAGGTGCTCGGCCGCGTGCAGCGGATCGCGTCGATCTGTAACCACCGCCTGGACCTCGACCTGGCGCGGCATGGTGTCAACCGCTCGGAGTTCAGCGTGCTGAGCGCCTTGGCGCGGGCCGGGCGGCCGTTGCGTGTCAGCGAGGTCGTGTCCACGACGATGCTCAGCGGCGCGTCGATCACCAAGATCACCGACAGCCTGGTGAGCCGGAAGTTGGTGGTGCGGCAGAAGTCCGAACGCGACGGACGCGTCGTGCTCCTCGCGCCGACCGACGCGGGCCGGGCCGTCGTCGACGACGAGATGCCGCGACGCATCGCCGGTGACGCCCAACTCATCGCGGGCCTCACGAACGCCGAGCGGGACGCCCTCGCCGGACTGCTACGGAAAGTCTGCGCCGCACTGGGTGATTGA
- a CDS encoding D-2-hydroxyacid dehydrogenase — protein MTADSTPRPPERLRVVASTPISEELIDRIVAREPRIDFIRDQSLLPPQRYPGDHAGDPAFRRTDEQQRAFEELVDSAQALYGLPDEQPAALRRTVRHNPNLLWVHTMAAGGGGQIKAAELTEDELDQITFTTSAGVHAEPLAEYALFGLLGGAKTLPRLLRQQRDRRWTDRWEMGLLSQQRILLVGLGGIGRVVARKLAALGVTVVGTSRSGEPVEGVDELVRPDDLIDAAGDVDGIVVSLPGTAATENMVDAKVFRAAKPGFTLVSLGRGTVIDEPALIDALEDGQVGFAALDVFAAEPLAPDSPLWTHENVLISPHTAALNSAEDRLIADLFAENATHFLDGRPMRNRVDTVEFY, from the coding sequence GTGACTGCAGATTCGACACCCCGCCCGCCCGAGCGACTTCGCGTGGTGGCCTCCACTCCGATCAGCGAGGAGCTCATCGATCGCATCGTGGCGCGCGAACCGCGCATCGACTTCATCCGCGATCAATCCCTGCTGCCCCCACAGCGCTACCCCGGTGACCATGCCGGTGATCCGGCCTTCCGCAGAACCGACGAACAGCAGCGCGCATTCGAGGAACTGGTCGACTCGGCACAGGCGCTGTACGGCCTGCCCGACGAGCAGCCAGCCGCACTGCGGCGCACGGTCCGCCACAACCCGAACCTGCTATGGGTGCACACCATGGCCGCGGGTGGCGGCGGACAGATCAAGGCCGCCGAACTCACCGAGGACGAACTCGACCAAATCACATTCACCACCTCCGCAGGCGTCCATGCCGAACCTCTGGCCGAGTACGCACTGTTCGGTCTGCTCGGCGGCGCCAAGACACTGCCTCGACTGCTCCGGCAGCAGCGTGACCGTCGCTGGACCGACCGCTGGGAGATGGGTCTGTTGAGCCAGCAGCGGATCCTGCTCGTCGGGTTGGGCGGTATCGGCCGGGTGGTGGCGCGAAAACTCGCCGCGTTGGGGGTGACCGTCGTGGGGACCAGTCGATCCGGCGAACCTGTCGAGGGCGTGGACGAACTGGTCCGCCCGGATGATCTCATCGACGCAGCAGGCGATGTCGACGGCATCGTCGTGAGCCTGCCCGGGACCGCTGCCACCGAGAACATGGTGGATGCCAAGGTTTTTCGCGCCGCCAAACCGGGTTTCACCCTGGTGAGCCTCGGGCGGGGCACCGTGATCGACGAACCGGCGCTGATCGATGCCCTAGAGGACGGGCAGGTCGGATTCGCCGCGCTCGACGTGTTCGCGGCCGAACCGCTCGCACCGGACAGCCCGCTGTGGACGCACGAGAACGTCCTGATCAGTCCGCACACCGCAGCGCTGAACTCCGCCGAGGACCGACTCATCGCCGACCTGTTCGCCGAGAACGCCACCCACTTCCTCGACGGACGTCCCATGCGCAACCGTGTGGATACCGTCGAGTTCTACTGA
- a CDS encoding SRPBCC family protein, giving the protein MAKVEVRVASQMTPEQAWKLASDLGRFDEWLTIFGGWRSAVPDVIEVGTRASALIKVKGFRNIIHWEVTRYDEPQRIEMQGHGRGGVHIALTMTVGEDPAGSCFHLVADLSGGLLGGPVGALVAKVLTSDVRKSVQNLAALR; this is encoded by the coding sequence ATGGCGAAGGTCGAGGTACGGGTCGCCTCGCAGATGACACCCGAGCAGGCCTGGAAGTTGGCGTCCGACCTCGGGCGGTTCGACGAATGGCTGACCATCTTCGGTGGATGGCGAAGCGCCGTGCCCGACGTCATCGAGGTGGGGACACGCGCGTCCGCTCTGATCAAGGTGAAGGGCTTCCGCAACATCATCCACTGGGAGGTCACCCGGTACGACGAGCCGCAGCGGATCGAGATGCAGGGACACGGCCGCGGCGGCGTGCACATCGCGCTGACCATGACCGTGGGTGAGGATCCCGCTGGATCCTGCTTCCACCTTGTGGCCGATCTCTCCGGCGGGTTGCTCGGCGGTCCGGTGGGGGCCCTCGTCGCGAAGGTGCTCACCTCCGACGTCCGCAAGTCGGTCCAGAATCTTGCGGCTTTGCGCTGA
- a CDS encoding enoyl-CoA hydratase/isomerase family protein encodes MKTQRWQHFSAIAESDHLWRVVFDNPPINLVTPEMLVELPELVDRIEAAAELRVVVFESANADYFLNHYDTSRVADTPKNVGVTGYPLTIDTSTRLARLPVATIAKIRGRVRGIGSELTLAMDMRFAGEHALFGQPETASGNLPGGGGLEYLPLLMGRARALEVALSSDDYPADLAERYGWVNRAVADKDLDIIVDTSARRIASYDKESIAAVKRQIDRHTLPTAQDMMSSLEAYLTSFQWPGSKRRLAAAMAAGRNQAGDYEMRLGYHLGRPLPPEDPPRVT; translated from the coding sequence ATGAAAACGCAACGGTGGCAACATTTCTCGGCGATCGCTGAAAGCGATCACCTGTGGCGGGTGGTCTTCGACAACCCGCCCATCAATCTGGTGACCCCGGAGATGCTCGTCGAACTTCCCGAGCTCGTCGACCGGATCGAAGCCGCCGCGGAGTTGCGGGTGGTGGTGTTCGAGTCGGCGAACGCCGACTATTTCCTCAACCACTACGACACATCGCGAGTGGCCGATACGCCCAAAAACGTTGGGGTGACCGGCTACCCGCTGACCATCGACACCAGTACGCGGCTCGCTCGACTCCCGGTGGCCACGATCGCCAAGATCCGGGGGCGCGTCAGGGGGATCGGCAGCGAACTCACCCTGGCGATGGACATGCGGTTCGCCGGTGAACACGCGCTGTTCGGTCAGCCCGAAACCGCCAGCGGCAACCTGCCCGGAGGCGGCGGCCTGGAGTATCTGCCGCTACTCATGGGGCGGGCCCGCGCACTCGAGGTCGCACTGTCCAGTGACGATTACCCGGCCGACCTGGCCGAACGATACGGGTGGGTGAACCGCGCGGTCGCCGACAAGGATCTCGACATCATCGTCGACACCTCGGCACGCCGTATCGCTTCCTACGACAAGGAATCCATCGCGGCCGTCAAACGGCAGATCGACCGCCACACGTTGCCCACCGCGCAGGACATGATGTCCTCGCTGGAGGCCTATCTGACGTCCTTCCAGTGGCCCGGTTCCAAACGCCGTCTGGCCGCCGCGATGGCGGCCGGACGCAATCAAGCGGGGGATTACGAGATGCGCCTGGGATACCACCTGGGCCGGCCGTTGCCGCCAGAGGATCCACCACGTGTGACGTAG
- a CDS encoding MFS transporter, whose translation MAEQHPSADASRGSDDPEYARNLKRATLAASVGSALEYYDFALYSLASALIFGKIFFPALGASAATVASLATLAIGFVARPVGGLFFGALGDRLGRKWVLMLTIALMGGSSTLIGVLPTGEQVGVLAPILLVILRIAQGFGAGAEQAGATTLMAEYSPVRRRGFYSALPFVGIMLGTLLASAVFVGLGQVPDDALLGWVWRIPFLASIFLIGIAVLIRLRLRESPTFVTLEKRDQVSQKPFRELLHTSRPTVWRGIGLRMAENGGSYIYQTLSITYVSTLGVQKSVGPLAVAIGAAIGFFVIPFAGSLSDKLGRMKVYRAGAVIQLVLAVVSWPLLSLGNPVITVIVIAIAYGVGVNVMLGAQCAALPELFGSRHRYIGVAVCREFSAIIAGGIAPFIGALLLSWFNNSWVPLAVYVIALTLITFYATLRTPETRARDLTLLTNADADSESEIASRPEPLAQSYRNDTTLAGRR comes from the coding sequence ATGGCTGAGCAGCACCCGTCCGCCGACGCGTCGCGCGGCAGCGACGACCCCGAGTACGCCCGCAACCTCAAACGGGCGACCTTGGCCGCATCGGTCGGCAGCGCGCTCGAGTACTACGACTTCGCGTTGTACTCGCTCGCATCGGCGCTGATCTTCGGAAAGATCTTCTTCCCGGCGCTCGGCGCATCGGCCGCGACGGTGGCCAGCCTCGCGACGCTGGCGATCGGGTTCGTTGCACGGCCCGTCGGCGGCCTCTTCTTCGGCGCGCTCGGTGACCGTCTCGGCCGCAAGTGGGTGCTGATGCTGACGATCGCTCTGATGGGCGGGTCCAGCACGCTGATCGGCGTCCTCCCCACCGGTGAACAGGTCGGTGTCCTGGCACCGATCCTGCTGGTGATCCTGCGGATCGCCCAGGGGTTCGGGGCCGGGGCCGAGCAGGCAGGCGCCACCACGTTGATGGCCGAGTACTCGCCGGTGCGACGCCGCGGCTTCTACTCGGCGCTGCCGTTCGTCGGCATCATGCTCGGGACGCTGCTGGCCTCGGCGGTGTTCGTGGGTCTCGGGCAGGTGCCCGACGACGCGCTCCTGGGCTGGGTGTGGCGTATCCCGTTCCTCGCATCGATCTTCCTGATCGGCATCGCCGTGCTGATCCGACTGCGGCTCAGGGAAAGCCCGACGTTCGTCACGTTGGAGAAGCGCGATCAGGTCAGCCAGAAGCCGTTCCGCGAACTTCTGCACACATCGCGGCCCACGGTGTGGCGGGGCATCGGTCTGCGGATGGCCGAGAACGGCGGCTCCTATATCTATCAAACCCTCAGCATCACCTATGTGAGCACGCTGGGGGTGCAGAAATCCGTCGGCCCGCTGGCCGTTGCGATCGGTGCGGCAATAGGCTTTTTCGTCATCCCGTTCGCCGGATCCCTGTCGGACAAGCTCGGTCGGATGAAGGTGTATCGGGCCGGCGCCGTAATCCAGTTGGTGCTTGCCGTCGTCTCCTGGCCCCTGCTCTCGCTGGGGAACCCGGTGATCACGGTGATCGTCATCGCGATCGCCTACGGTGTGGGTGTCAACGTGATGCTCGGTGCCCAATGTGCCGCACTGCCGGAGCTTTTCGGTTCGCGTCACCGCTACATCGGGGTCGCGGTGTGCCGCGAGTTCAGCGCCATCATCGCCGGTGGAATCGCTCCGTTCATCGGTGCGCTCCTGCTCAGCTGGTTCAACAACTCGTGGGTGCCGTTGGCTGTCTACGTGATCGCCCTGACGCTCATCACCTTCTACGCGACGTTGCGCACCCCGGAGACGCGCGCCCGGGATCTCACATTGCTCACCAACGCCGACGCCGACAGCGAGTCCGAGATCGCCTCGCGGCCAGAACCGTTGGCGCAGTCCTACCGTAACGACACCACTCTGGCGGGCAGACGGTGA
- a CDS encoding IclR family transcriptional regulator, translated as MADEAERGTGNSPAVTRSIRILDLLAESRGVPRTLTEIARELGLAKSSVSNLCAALEEGGLVRRSTGGYLLGRRTVDLGSAFLSGFNQIREFYRICEESEVLRHQLVQIAMLDGAHVLYLAVFEGRQRFPLSARVGDRYPASVTAVGTALLSELTPTQVAELYWDETNFVGLTKKSTSTLTALQEKLELTRRRGYAVDDGEVHPTVLGLAIPIPGGNGEPTFAIGVSIVHPTGSADEREIILDALRSAADNLTRPRLMSV; from the coding sequence ATGGCCGACGAGGCCGAACGTGGTACCGGCAATTCGCCTGCGGTGACCCGCTCCATCCGCATCCTTGACCTGCTCGCGGAGTCCCGCGGGGTGCCACGCACCCTCACCGAGATCGCGCGCGAACTCGGCCTCGCCAAGTCGTCGGTGTCCAACCTGTGCGCGGCGCTCGAAGAAGGCGGCCTCGTTCGTCGGAGCACCGGTGGATACCTGCTCGGACGGCGCACCGTCGACCTCGGGAGCGCGTTCCTGTCCGGTTTCAACCAGATCCGCGAGTTCTACCGAATCTGCGAAGAATCCGAGGTGCTGCGTCATCAACTCGTGCAGATCGCCATGCTCGACGGTGCCCACGTGCTCTACCTCGCGGTGTTCGAGGGCCGTCAGCGCTTTCCGCTGTCGGCCCGCGTCGGCGACCGCTACCCCGCATCGGTGACCGCGGTGGGCACCGCGCTGCTGAGCGAGTTGACGCCCACCCAGGTCGCCGAACTGTACTGGGACGAGACCAATTTCGTCGGGCTGACGAAGAAGTCGACGTCGACCCTGACCGCACTGCAGGAGAAGCTGGAGCTGACGCGCCGCCGCGGGTACGCCGTCGACGACGGCGAGGTGCACCCCACGGTTCTCGGCTTGGCGATCCCGATACCCGGTGGTAACGGTGAGCCGACCTTCGCCATCGGCGTGTCGATCGTGCACCCCACCGGATCTGCCGACGAGCGCGAGATCATCCTCGATGCGCTGCGCAGTGCGGCCGACAACCTGACCCGCCCGCGGCTGATGTCGGTCTGA
- a CDS encoding TetR/AcrR family transcriptional regulator — protein sequence MTKSWPSRRSTPTVRKGDLREQQILDAAEELLSTTGYADMTVAEIAESIGITRAALYFYFGSKQEVLTALVARTAQVLRDQAAGAARDETRPVDEAIGSALERTAELWRNHGPVMRMAVDLASTVPAIDELWSEAAEVSIDAIADVLRRAGVPSGTGPGDGPALARAVCWMIERTFYHASKASPDAIADAKQTCETVWRQLATLG from the coding sequence GTGACCAAATCCTGGCCCTCGCGTCGGTCGACGCCCACGGTCCGCAAGGGTGATCTTCGCGAGCAGCAGATTCTCGATGCCGCCGAGGAGCTGTTGTCGACCACCGGATACGCGGATATGACGGTCGCCGAGATCGCCGAGTCGATCGGGATCACCCGGGCGGCGTTGTACTTCTACTTCGGTTCCAAGCAGGAGGTGCTCACGGCGTTGGTCGCCCGAACCGCGCAGGTGCTGCGGGATCAGGCGGCCGGTGCCGCACGTGATGAGACCCGCCCGGTCGACGAGGCGATCGGTTCCGCGCTGGAACGCACCGCCGAACTGTGGCGCAACCACGGCCCGGTGATGCGGATGGCGGTGGACCTGGCATCCACGGTTCCTGCGATCGACGAGTTGTGGTCCGAGGCCGCGGAGGTGTCCATCGACGCCATTGCCGACGTCCTGCGCCGCGCCGGCGTCCCGTCCGGCACCGGGCCGGGGGACGGCCCGGCGCTCGCGCGGGCGGTGTGCTGGATGATCGAGCGGACGTTCTATCACGCGTCCAAGGCGTCGCCGGACGCTATCGCCGACGCGAAACAGACCTGCGAGACGGTGTGGCGGCAGCTGGCGACTCTGGGCTGA
- a CDS encoding oxidoreductase, with the protein MKTFLITGVSSGLGQAFANAALAAGHRVVGTVRKDHDGAAFESIAPDRAYARLLDVTDDAAVTATVAGVEKNIGHIDVVIANAGYGVEGTFEETSLREMRAQFATNVFGVAATLQAALPYMRERRSGHLMAVTSMGGLMAVPGMSAYCASKFAVEGMLESLRKEVSGFGIHVTAIEPGSFRTDWAGRSMTRAERSIADYDELFEPIRAARLAASGNQLGNPAKAAEAVLAILDEPEPPAHLVLGSDALRLIAAARAAVDDDIRKWEELSRSTDFADGAQLAST; encoded by the coding sequence ATGAAGACGTTTCTGATCACCGGCGTGAGCAGTGGCCTGGGACAGGCCTTCGCGAACGCGGCGCTGGCGGCCGGGCACCGCGTCGTCGGAACCGTGCGCAAGGACCACGACGGCGCCGCCTTCGAATCGATCGCGCCGGACCGGGCGTACGCACGCCTGCTCGATGTCACCGACGACGCGGCCGTCACCGCGACCGTCGCAGGGGTGGAGAAGAACATCGGGCATATCGACGTGGTGATCGCCAACGCTGGTTACGGCGTCGAGGGCACCTTCGAGGAGACGTCGCTACGGGAGATGCGAGCGCAGTTCGCCACCAACGTCTTCGGAGTCGCGGCCACCTTGCAGGCCGCATTGCCCTACATGCGGGAGCGGCGCTCGGGCCATCTTATGGCGGTGACCTCCATGGGCGGGCTCATGGCCGTGCCCGGCATGTCGGCGTACTGCGCCAGCAAGTTCGCCGTGGAGGGCATGCTGGAGAGCCTGCGTAAAGAGGTCAGCGGCTTCGGCATCCACGTCACCGCGATCGAACCGGGGTCCTTTCGTACCGACTGGGCCGGCCGCTCGATGACGCGGGCGGAACGGTCCATCGCCGACTACGACGAGTTGTTCGAACCGATCCGTGCGGCACGCCTGGCAGCCAGCGGAAATCAACTGGGCAACCCCGCCAAAGCCGCCGAAGCTGTCTTGGCGATACTGGACGAGCCCGAACCGCCGGCCCATCTGGTGCTGGGATCGGATGCGCTGAGGTTGATCGCAGCGGCGCGGGCAGCGGTCGACGACGACATCCGGAAATGGGAAGAACTCTCCCGCAGCACGGATTTCGCCGACGGCGCGCAGCTGGCCTCGACGTAG
- a CDS encoding SDR family oxidoreductase, translating into MTGLFDLSGRLAVVTGSSRGIGSAIAAGLAEAGARVVLNGVDETRLRRACDVFREQFGHQAVHAACFDVTDAAQVASAVADIETSIGPIEVLVNNAGLQHREPLLDVSVENWKRVIDVDLTSAFLVGREVARHQLRRGSGKIINICSVQTDLARPSIAAYTAAKGGLRNLTRAMTAEWACGGLQINGLAPGYIHTEMTQALVDDPEFNGWILGRTPAGRWGTVDDLVGPAVFLASPASAYINGQVLFVDGGMTAVV; encoded by the coding sequence GTGACGGGCCTGTTCGATCTGAGCGGTCGCCTCGCGGTCGTCACCGGCTCGAGTCGGGGGATCGGGTCGGCCATTGCCGCGGGACTGGCCGAGGCCGGTGCTCGTGTGGTGCTCAACGGCGTCGACGAGACCCGCCTCAGGCGCGCATGCGATGTGTTCCGTGAACAGTTCGGCCACCAGGCCGTGCACGCCGCCTGCTTCGATGTCACCGATGCCGCGCAGGTGGCGTCGGCCGTCGCCGACATCGAGACGTCCATCGGGCCGATCGAGGTATTGGTCAACAATGCCGGGCTCCAGCACCGGGAACCGCTACTCGATGTGAGTGTGGAGAACTGGAAGCGGGTCATCGATGTCGACCTGACGAGCGCGTTCCTGGTCGGCCGCGAGGTGGCGCGGCACCAACTGCGGCGCGGTTCCGGCAAGATCATCAACATCTGCTCGGTGCAGACCGATCTCGCACGGCCCTCGATCGCCGCTTACACCGCCGCGAAAGGGGGTCTGCGCAATCTGACGCGGGCGATGACCGCCGAATGGGCCTGCGGCGGACTGCAGATCAATGGGCTGGCACCGGGATACATCCATACGGAGATGACCCAGGCACTCGTCGACGATCCGGAGTTCAACGGCTGGATTCTGGGCCGCACCCCTGCCGGCCGGTGGGGCACGGTGGACGACCTCGTGGGGCCCGCGGTCTTTCTCGCCTCACCCGCGTCCGCATACATCAACGGGCAGGTGCTGTTTGTGGATGGGGGCATGACCGCCGTCGTCTGA
- a CDS encoding winged helix-turn-helix transcriptional regulator, translated as MLGDPWTLLILRELFSGNIRFEGLRTKLGVADKVLAARLSRIVDVGLAQRVPYGGSVRPRVEYRLTESGRQTLPVLHAVALWGAKHTDSAEKTRPMVIACTRCGEPTSSADWCTTCGEPLTVRSTEWILPGKDGPAVRLGDVA; from the coding sequence GTGCTCGGCGACCCGTGGACTCTGCTGATTCTGCGCGAATTGTTCTCGGGCAATATTCGTTTCGAGGGACTGCGCACCAAACTGGGCGTAGCAGACAAAGTGTTGGCGGCCCGGCTGTCGCGCATCGTGGACGTCGGCCTTGCACAACGGGTGCCCTACGGCGGATCGGTCCGGCCGCGGGTGGAATACCGCTTGACCGAATCGGGGCGGCAGACCCTGCCGGTGCTACACGCCGTGGCGCTGTGGGGCGCCAAGCACACCGATTCCGCCGAGAAGACCCGCCCGATGGTGATCGCGTGTACCCGGTGTGGCGAGCCGACGTCCTCTGCCGATTGGTGCACCACCTGCGGCGAGCCACTGACGGTGCGGAGCACCGAGTGGATCCTTCCGGGGAAGGACGGGCCGGCCGTGCGGCTCGGCGACGTCGCATAA
- a CDS encoding MBL fold metallo-hydrolase, with translation MTTSTDNIPHAGTNAIDELVPSRYAVPVGDIQVLVISDGVLPITASTMATNADSDTYRTWLSDRFLPQDVLDWPLNVVVVRSGDRTILVDAGLGVEFPDFPRAGQTVHRLEAAGIDPSTVTDVVLTHMHMDHVGGLLSDGIKERLRPDLRIHVASAEANFWESPDFSHTEMPAPVPPALRSIAGRFLDEYRGYLHTFESEHDIAPGVHIERTGGHTPGHSIVRLASGDDRLTFAGDAVFAPGFDNPQWHNGFEHDPEESVRVRVRLLRELAATGESLVATHLPFPSVCRVATAGDVFRCVPTAWDY, from the coding sequence ATGACCACCAGCACGGACAACATCCCCCACGCCGGCACCAACGCCATCGACGAACTGGTCCCGTCGCGGTATGCGGTACCGGTCGGTGACATCCAGGTCCTCGTGATCAGCGATGGCGTACTGCCGATCACCGCGAGCACCATGGCGACCAACGCGGACAGCGACACCTACCGCACGTGGCTGAGCGACCGGTTCCTGCCCCAGGATGTCCTCGACTGGCCGCTCAACGTCGTCGTGGTGCGCAGCGGCGACCGGACCATCCTCGTCGATGCCGGCCTCGGCGTGGAGTTCCCGGACTTTCCGCGCGCCGGGCAGACCGTCCACCGCCTGGAGGCGGCCGGAATCGACCCGTCAACGGTCACCGACGTGGTTCTCACCCACATGCACATGGACCATGTCGGCGGGCTGCTCTCGGACGGCATCAAGGAACGACTGCGTCCGGATCTGCGCATTCACGTCGCGTCCGCGGAAGCCAACTTCTGGGAGTCGCCCGACTTCTCCCACACCGAGATGCCGGCACCGGTGCCCCCTGCGCTCCGGTCGATCGCAGGCCGATTCCTCGACGAGTACCGCGGTTACCTGCACACATTCGAGTCCGAGCACGACATCGCGCCCGGGGTGCACATCGAGCGCACCGGCGGCCACACCCCCGGACACAGCATCGTGCGCCTGGCATCCGGCGACGATCGGCTCACCTTCGCCGGCGACGCCGTGTTCGCACCGGGATTCGACAATCCGCAGTGGCACAACGGCTTCGAGCATGATCCCGAGGAATCAGTTCGGGTCCGGGTCCGACTGCTGCGCGAATTGGCGGCCACCGGCGAGTCCCTGGTCGCCACCCACCTGCCGTTCCCGTCCGTCTGCCGGGTGGCCACCGCAGGCGACGTCTTCCGGTGCGTACCCACGGCCTGGGACTACTGA
- a CDS encoding class I SAM-dependent methyltransferase encodes MDNSGPSRTALATGYARACHQFADRPLILTDPLAARLLGVTAEDFAELDSYPADHPATVARDRPRRLFFAARSRFADDAITAAVATGVRQIVVLGAGLDTIAYRNSHPDVRVFEVDHPQTQAWKRERLAATGIDIPRTATLVPVDFETQTLSQELEANSFCRADPAVFVWLGVIFYLTSDAVRTTFEYIAGQGGSAEVVADYLQPAHTTEDRADLQARSARLARAGEPLINYHTPDEIHRQLALFGFTVAEDLSAGELIGRYRHGTLVSDERALRALRASRIVHARR; translated from the coding sequence ATGGACAACTCCGGACCCAGCCGGACAGCGCTCGCCACCGGGTATGCCCGGGCCTGTCACCAGTTCGCCGACCGCCCTTTGATCCTCACCGATCCCCTGGCCGCGCGTCTGCTCGGTGTGACCGCAGAGGACTTCGCCGAGTTGGACAGTTACCCGGCCGATCACCCCGCGACCGTGGCGCGCGATCGACCACGCCGGCTCTTCTTCGCGGCCCGCTCCCGGTTCGCCGACGATGCCATCACCGCTGCCGTGGCCACCGGTGTGCGGCAGATCGTGGTTCTGGGAGCGGGACTCGACACCATCGCCTACCGTAATTCGCACCCCGATGTGCGCGTCTTCGAAGTCGACCACCCGCAGACCCAGGCGTGGAAGCGCGAGCGTCTCGCGGCGACCGGCATCGACATCCCGAGAACCGCGACCTTGGTGCCGGTCGACTTCGAAACCCAAACTCTGTCACAAGAACTGGAGGCGAACAGCTTCTGCCGCGCCGACCCTGCGGTTTTCGTGTGGCTCGGGGTCATCTTCTACCTGACATCGGACGCCGTCCGCACCACTTTCGAATACATCGCCGGACAGGGTGGGTCGGCCGAGGTGGTCGCCGATTACCTGCAACCGGCGCACACCACCGAGGACCGCGCCGATCTGCAGGCGCGTTCCGCGCGGCTCGCCCGCGCGGGTGAGCCCCTGATCAACTACCACACCCCGGACGAAATCCACCGTCAATTGGCCCTTTTCGGGTTCACCGTGGCCGAGGATCTTTCCGCGGGCGAACTGATCGGCCGGTATCGGCACGGCACACTCGTTTCCGACGAGCGGGCGTTGCGGGCGTTGCGGGCGAGCCGTATCGTGCACGCGCGCCGCTGA